In Kryptolebias marmoratus isolate JLee-2015 linkage group LG4, ASM164957v2, whole genome shotgun sequence, the following proteins share a genomic window:
- the LOC112450509 gene encoding uncharacterized protein LOC112450509: protein MAGRVFIIILICSFCEMQKQALPQAKLRVYPPVIKETESVSLSCEAPSHVSVHQCYFYVNGGTQTLLSCVKTFTGSDLLRMSWQTSPAVVEVRCFYSVKIGRFNLQSPHSDSSYITIGLKPQMSMNHFKGDQTIFTCSLPGSVKHDTTCHLYFGEANHPAETKNIMKTRSSKTNQWFCQFFIPEGDLLRRLQSVQQKDASCDYSLEDDGKVLSPRSDPYDLTGLVKSESVEIKTTQMFTTSVFLSSGQAVPEPPTSAGVTTVQVTSANHNPTTNTTSDVKATENVGSGVDSSGGDVVQQEVLEKFSSAEMTLGDAEGD, encoded by the exons ATGGCTGGACGCGTGTTTATTATCATCCTTATCT GTTCTTTTTGTGAGATGCAAAAACAAG CTCTTCCTCAGGCTAAACTGAGAGTTTACCCACCAGTGATCAAAGAAACAGAATcagtctcactgagctgtgaggCTCCATCACATGTTTCTGTCCATCAGTGTTATTTCTATGTGAACGGAGGAACTCAGACACTCCTCTCCTGTGTGAAGACATTTACAGGATCTGATCTGCTGAGGATGTCATGGCAAACCTCACCTGCTGTGGTTGAAGTGAGATGTTTTTACTCTGTAAAGATCGGACGTTTTAATCTTCAGTCTCCACACAGTGACTCATCCTACATCACCATAG GTCTGAAACCTCAAATGAGcatgaatcattttaaaggtGATCAAACTATCTTCACCTGTTCTCTGCCTGGATCTGTGAAACACGATACAACTTGTCATCTGTACTTTGGAGAAGCAAATCATCCAGccgaaacaaaaaacatcatgaaGACAAGGAGCTCAAAAACCAATCAGTGGTTCTGCCAGTTTTTTATCCCAGAAGGTGATTTGTTGAGACGTCTACAATCAGTTCAACAAAAAGATGCCAGCTGTGATTACAGTTTGGAAGATGATGGGAAAGTTTTGTCTCCTCGGAGTGATCCATACGACCTAACAG GTTTAGtgaaaagtgaatcagttgagATCAAGACAACACAAATGTTTACCACCTCAG tttttctctcttcagGTCAAGCTGTTCCTGAGCCTCCAACCTCTGCTGGTGTAACTACTGTTCAAGTCACATCAG CGAATCACAACCccacaacaaacacaacctcTGATGTAAAAGCAACAGAGAACGTGGGATCAGGTGTCGACAGCTCAGGTGGGGATGTTGTTCAGCAGGAAGTGTTGGAAAAATTCAGCTCTGCCGAAATGACTTTAGGTGATGCAGAAGGTGACTGA
- the LOC108235640 gene encoding cytokine-inducible SH2-containing protein has translation MVARTVTILHHEEQESSCCPHPSPPHWDPAEDLRCITANFQYLQASGWYWGSISASEAREALLTKSEGTFLVRDSSHPQYMLALSVKTRCGPTSVRIEYKKGCFWLDSTSSHLPHLQTFPDVLSLIQHYTASGQTAQDLSSVQPQTKPDPEKRAYKDSGVPLKLVRPLQSSQGFPSLQHLTRLAINKHTNCADQLPLPKPLLRFLQNYPFFI, from the exons ATGGTAGCCCGGACGGTGACCATTTTGCATCACGAGGAACAAGAAAGTTCCTGCTGCCCCCATCCTTCTCCTCCACACTGGGACCCTGCCGAAGACCTGCGCTGCATCACGGCTAACTTCCAGTACCTGCAGGCCTCAG gTTGGTACTGGGGGTCCATCTCGGCGAGTGAAGCTCGGGAAGCTCTCCTCACCAAGTCTGAGGGCACGTTCCTGGTGCGGGACAGCAGTCACCCTCAGTACATGCTGGCCCTGTCTGTGAAGACTCGCTGTGGACCTACCAGCGTGCGCATCGAGTACAAGAAGGGCTGCTTCTGGCTGGACTCCACTTCCTCTCACCTGCCTCACTTACAGACTTTCCCAGACGTCCTGAGCCTCATCCAGCACTACACGGCCTCAGGCCAGACGGCGCAGGACCTGTCGTCGGTTCAGCCCCAAACAAAGCCCGACCCTGAAAAGCGAGCGTATAAAGACAGCGGCGTCCCCCTGAAGCTCGTGCGCCCTCTGCAAAGCTCGCAGGGTTTTCCTTCTTTGCAGCACCTGACTCGGCTCGCcatcaacaaacacacaaactgcgCCGACCAGCTGCCACTCCCGAAACCACTGCTGCGCTTCCTGCAGAACTACCCTTTCTTTATATAA
- the zgc:112334 gene encoding rab GDP dissociation inhibitor beta, translating into MQEYDIIVLGTGLKECVLSGLMSLSGKKVLHIDKNPYHGGESASISPLEELYRRFKVPGPPKSKGRGKEWNVDLVPKFFLGTGQLVKILLLTEVTRYLDFKVVEGSYVYKSGKVHTVPATEEDAHGSDLMGMFDKRRFKKLLHFALNFDTRNPRTHQDLDPHKTTTRELFSRFDLGQDVIEFTGHAIALHSSESYLDQPCLETLDRIRLYSESLSRHKSSPYLYPLYGLGELPQGFARLSAEYGGTFLLNRAVEEIVMDNGKVKAVRSDGKLFHCKQLICDPSYVPNRVRKVGRVIRVICLLNHPVKNTQEASSCQIIIPQTQLNRKSDIYISVVSYSHGVASDGMYIATVSTTVETRTPEKEVQPGLELLEPIVQKFVSITNLLVPNEDGRKSQIFVSRSYDATNHCETECEDIKDMYHRLTGAELCFVRSRQTSRSSEND; encoded by the exons ATGCAGGAGTATGACATTATAGTGCTTGGAACTGGGCTCAAG GAATGTGTCCTCTCCGGTTTAATGTCTCTTAGTGGAAAAAAGGTCCTTCACATTGACAAAAACCCTTATCATGGAGGAGAAAGTGCATCTATTTCTCCTCTGGAGGAG ctgtacAGGAGGTTTAAAGTTCCAGGTCCTCCTAAATCAAAGGGCCGTGGGAAGGAGTGGAACGTGGACCTCGTCCCCAAGTTCTTTCTTGGTACTG GCCAGCTGGTAAAAATATTGCTGCTCACTGAGGTCACCCGCTATCTGGACTTCAAAGTCGTCGAAGGCAGTTATGTTTACAAGTCAGGGAAAGTTCATACAGTCCCCGCCACGGAGGAAGATGCTCATGGTTCAG ATCTGATGGGCATGTTTGACAAGAGGAGGTTCAAGAAGCTGCTGCACTTCGCCCTGAACTTCGACACGAGAAACCCTCGCACCCACCAGGACCTGGATCCTCACAAAACCACCACGCGGGAGCTGTTCAGCCGCTTCGACCTGGGGCAGGACGTCATTGAGTTCACGGGTCACGCCATAGCCTTGCACTCCAGCGAGAG TTACCTGGACCAGCCCTGTTTGGAGACCCTGGACCGGATCAGGTTGTACTCGGAGTCTTTGTCCCGACACAAGTCCAGTCCGTACCTGTACCCCCTGTACGGGCTCGGGGAACTACCGCAGGGATTTGCCAG ACTGAGCGCAGAGTACGGAGGAACCTTCCTCCTGAACAGGGCGGTGGAGGAGATTGTGATGGACAACGGCAAAGTGAAAGCTGTCAGATCTGATGGAAAG CTTTTTCACTGTAAACAGTTAATCTGCGATCCCAGCTACGTTCCCAACCGAGTCAGGAAAGTAGGGCGAGTCATACgagttatttgtttgttaaaccaTCCGGTTAAAAACACCCAGGAGGCCAGCTCGTGTCAGATCATCATCCCTCAAACGCAGCTCAACAGGAAGTCAG ACATTTACATATCCGTGGTGTCCTACAGTCACGGTGTGGCCTCGGACGGGATGTACATCGCCACAGTGAGCACCACTGTAGAGACCAGAACCCCGGAGAAAGAAGTGCAGCCGGGCCTGGAGCTTCTCGAGCCCATCGTGCAAAA ATTTGTGTCCATCACCAACCTGCTGGTTCCAAATGAGGACGGAAGAAAGAGTCAG ATCTTTGTGTCCCGTTCGTACGACGCGACAAACCACTGTGAGACGGAGTGCGAGGACATCAAAGACATGTACCACCGACTGACAGGAGCAGAGCTCTGCTTCGTCAGGTCTCGGCAAACGTCTCGCAGTTCTGAGAACGACTGA
- the LOC108235763 gene encoding transforming protein RhoA, producing MAAIRKKLVIVGDGACGKTCLLIVFSKDQFPEVYVPTVFENYVADIEVDGKQVELALWDTAGQEDYDRLRPLSYPDTDVILMCFSIDSPDSLENIPEKWTPEVKHFCPNVPIILVGNKKDLRNDDHTRRELAKMKQEPVKPEDGRDMANRIGAFGYMECSAKTKDGVREVFEMATRAALQARRGKKSSKCNLL from the exons ATGGCAGCAATCAGGAAAAAGCTGGTGATAGTGGGAGATGGAGCCTGCGGGAAGACCTGTCTGCTCATCGTGTTCAGTAAGGACCAGTTCCCTGAAGTCTACGTGCCCACAGTGTTTGAGAACTACGTTGCCGACATCGAAGTTGATGGCAAAcag GTTGAATTAGCTCTGTGGGACACGGCAGGTCAGGAGGACTACGacaggctccgccccctctCCTATCCAGACACGGATGTCATTCTCATGTGCTTCTCCATCGACAGCCCCGACAGTCTTG AAAACATCCCTGAGAAGTGGACCCCTGAGGTGAAACATTTCTGTCCTAATGTTCCCATCATACTGGTGGGAAACAAAAAGGACTTGCGTAACGATGACCACACTCGGAGAGAACTAGCCAAAATGAAGCAG gaACCCGTGAAACCAGAGGATGGACGGGATATGGCGAACAGGATCGGTGCCTTTGGATACATGGAGTGCTCCGCAAAAACAAAGGATGGCGTGAGGGAAGTGTTCGAGATGGCCACCAGGGCTGCACTACAAGCCAGACGGGGAAAGAAGAGCAGTAAATGTAACCTACTGTAA
- the ndufaf3 gene encoding NADH dehydrogenase [ubiquinone] 1 alpha subcomplex assembly factor 3 codes for MAAACRRLLFQRSTVGFLFSSKAIPVFSSPCLTRGHKLVPGDDEMYQRTTVSILKKDDESGIQIHSYSPAGFNIDGNQVFGPCALLLPAILQWNVGSHEDITEESVSLFHMIEPTLEILVLGTGARLEQIDPSVLALLRRKGIAVEVQDTPNACATFNFLNSERRLVAAGLIPPSPSTALDVKRD; via the exons ATGGCCGCTGCGTGCAGAAGATTATTATTTCAGAGGTCGACTGTGgggtttctgttttcttccaaGGCAATTCCCGTTTTCTCCAG ccCATGTCTAACTCGCGGCCACAAATTAGTTCCTGGGGACGATGAGATGTACCAGCGAACCACAGTTTCCATCCTGAAGAAGGATGACGAGAGTGGGATCCAGATCCACAGCTACAGTCCAGCAGGGTTCAACATCGACGGTAATCAGGTGTTTGGGCCCTGCGCTTTGCTGCTTCCTGCCATCCTGCAGTGGAAT GTTGGTAGTCATGAAGACATAACAGAAGAAAGCGTTTCACTCTTCCACATGATTGAACCGACATTag aAATTCTCGTGCTGGGAACAGGAGCTCGGCTGGAACAAATCGACCCCTCAGTCCTCGCGCTTTTGAGGCGTAAAGGCATCGCTGTGGAGGTGCAGGACACG CCGAACGCCTGCGCGACGTTCAACTTTCTGAACAGCGAGCGAAGACTGGTCGCCGCCGGTCTGATTCCTCCGTCTCCGAGCACAGCACTGGACGTCAAACGGGACTAA
- the LOC108235607 gene encoding transmembrane protein 43 produces MSSEQAFSGQDQHKRVTVKSNPGFLQRLGETAGGMVLGVGLFFLSIYVLFTNEGRALQTASSLDEGLSQVVPLVSYSSLDPQNNNRLVHLSAQLHTLQPLHDPNYKVVVQAVKLRRQVEMYQWVEYSESKDYKENGETKTETTYTYNTEWKSELISSRNFDKEIGHQNPSAMPVEGVTVVSPEVHVGPFILSKSLVEQVNNFQTLSLRDYPVFNLDSFLSIHDDYFYHTQFPNRPQVGDVRVRFSFAGLSGENSPLGPPQIVSIVAMQRGETLMAFKTKSGDFLEILYLEDLTAEEVFERERQHNSMKTWGLRAAGWALMFISIQLTTRIVYTLVDWVPLLRDLVSFGLMIFALCISCSLSLLVIGIGWLFYRPLVALGLGALALLPVFLARSSLPPKKNE; encoded by the exons ATGTCTTCAGAACAAGCA TTTTCAGGTCAGGACCAACACAAACGTGTGACGGTGAAGTCCAACCCTGGATTCCTGCAGCGCCTCGGTGAAACCGCAGGAGGAATGGTTCTTGGTGTCGGACTGTTCTTCCTCTCCATCTACGTTCTCTTCACCAATGAG GGACGAGCTCTGCAAACGGCGTCTTCCCTGGACGAAGGCCTCTCTCAGGTTGTGCCGTTGGTGTCTTACTCCAGCCTTGACCCGCAGAACAACAATCGTTTAGTCCATCTGTCTGCTCAGCTGCACACTCTGCAG CCCCTACATGACCCCAACTACAAGGTGGTGGTGCAGGCAGTGAAGCTGaggaggcaggtggagatgtATCAGTGGGTGGAGTACAGCGAGAGCAA GGACTATAAAGAGAACGGTGAAACCAAGACAGAAACAACGTACACCTACA acaCCGAGTGGAAATCGGAGTTGATCAGCAGTCGTAACTTTGATAAGGAAATCGGACACCAGAACCCAAG CGCCATGCCAGTTGAAGGTGTGACAGTGGTGTCCCCTGAAGTCCACGTTGGACCTTTCATCCTGTCcaaaa GCCTGGTGGAGCAGGTCAACAACTTCCAGACTCTGAGTTTGAGGGATTACCCCGTCTTTAATTTGGACTCTTTTCTCTCCATTCATGATGATTATTTCTATCACACCCAGTTTCCAAACAGGCCACAG GTTGGGGATGTGCGTGTGAGATTCTCCTTCGCCGGACTGAGTGGTGAGAACTCTCCCCTCGGGCCGCCTCAGATT GTTAGCATTGTAGCCATGCAGAGAGGAGAGACACTGATGGCTTTTAAAACCAAGTCAGGAGATTTCCTGGAGATCCTGTACCTGGAGGATCTCACAGCAGAG GAGGTGTTTGAAAGGGAACGCCAGCACAACAGCATGAAGACTTGGGGACTCCGAGCTGCAGGCTGGGCCCTCATGTTCATCAGTATTCAGCTGACAACGCGCATCGTCTACACACTGG TGGATTGGGTTCCCCTCCTCAGGGACCTTGTGTCCTTCGGCCTGATGATCTTCGCTCTGTGCATCTCCTGCTCGCTGTCCCTCCTTGTCATCGGAATAGGTTGGCTTTTTTACCGTCCGTTAGTGGCGCTAGGTCTGGGCGCACTAGCTCTGCTGCCGGTGTTTTTGGCCCGCTCGAGTCTTCCGCCGAAGAAGAACGAGTGA